In Pseudomonadota bacterium, the sequence TACCGCCGAATGCGAAGATTCTTGCCAACATCGTTGGAAATGTACAATGGGTAAATGACGGTGATTCTAAGCTTCCGAGAGGTATGGGGATCAGCCTGGAAGAATATAGCATAGAGTCCATACAACAGCTTGAAGATTTCCTGGAAGAGCGAAAACATTTGGTCGATCTAAAAGGATAAGCCGCTGAAACATATCGCGAAATTTTGTTTCTATTCAATTCAGTGCGGATGGCGAGGGCCAGCCTGTAAGAAACGATGGCAGATTATCGGGTGAGTGGAATATTTACAGTGTTTGCTCGGGGTTGAGGTTTGTATTAACCGGGTTTATATCTTTTGTCTGTCTTAAAGCAACTGTCCTTAAAACGTTTTGCATGCGCCTTCATCTTTGACGCAATCTCTGTGATTTCTCCATAGTGGGAAAAATACCCTAATTTATTATTTGCAATACCGATAGAAATTGTCATAAAAGGAAACGCCTTTAGATTGCCCTGTCTGTCAACAGATTGGATAAAACCTTTGTCTCTGTCTTCCGGGTCATAAAATGTCTGAATGATTCTTTTAAAAGAATCAATGATTTCTGCCGATGCTTCTTCGATAAGGTCAGCATGCATAATATATATGAAATCATCACCACCTATATGTCCTGCAAAGCTGTTTTGAGGCTGTTTATTCTTCACAATATTCAGTATAAGTCGTCCAGCCACCCTTAAGGCCTCGTCTCCACGGCTGAACCCGTATTTATCGTTAAAAGGCTTGAATTGATCAATATCGAGGTACGCAAAGGCAAAAGCTTCACCGGCGTCGAGCCTGCCCTGTATCTGTTTGTTGATTGAGATATTTCCCGGAAGCCTTGTCAGAGGGTTAATTTCAACGCTCCTCTCGGATCTAACAATACAAAGTTCAACCCTTGGCAACATCTCTCTTTCAAGATCAGGCATTCCGATATAGTCTTCAATAAAAAAGGAGTTCCATCCCGGTATAGCGGCATTTGCAGGAAAAATAGCCATTACAGGCAATTGACTGAAAATAGGGTCTTCCTTCATATTGTTTAGAATATCAATCACGGTAGTATCATTAAGGTCAATTTTAACAATCACCAGATCTGGTATGGAATTATATATATAGTCAAGCGCGGATGTAATCCCGCTAAATGCAATGACATTATACAAATGTTCCAGATTTTTAACAATAATAGTTGTTAAAACCGTGTCACCGGAAACTACAACAATCGTTTTCATATTTTCATTTCATAGATGTCATTCAAGAATTAGCGTACCAGCACCCTCTATTAAGTCTTCCATCT encodes:
- a CDS encoding diguanylate cyclase, whose translation is MKTIVVVSGDTVLTTIIVKNLEHLYNVIAFSGITSALDYIYNSIPDLVIVKIDLNDTTVIDILNNMKEDPIFSQLPVMAIFPANAAIPGWNSFFIEDYIGMPDLEREMLPRVELCIVRSERSVEINPLTRLPGNISINKQIQGRLDAGEAFAFAYLDIDQFKPFNDKYGFSRGDEALRVAGRLILNIVKNKQPQNSFAGHIGGDDFIYIMHADLIEEASAEIIDSFKRIIQTFYDPEDRDKGFIQSVDRQGNLKAFPFMTISIGIANNKLGYFSHYGEITEIASKMKAHAKRFKDSCFKTDKRYKPG